One window from the genome of Mycolicibacterium gadium encodes:
- a CDS encoding NAD-dependent epimerase/dehydratase family protein, giving the protein MPSPRRALVMGASGFVGSHVTRRLVERGDDVRVYLRRSSKTLGIDDLDIERCYGDLYDEEALRAAMADRDVVYYCVVDTRFHLRDPAPLFETNVNCLQRVLGIANEADLYRFVFCSTIGTIALGHGRPATEDDAFNWPGVGGPYIESRRKAEELVLAYARDRGLPAVVLNVSNPYGPLDWQPSQGLMVKMAAHGQLPAYVKGVSTEVVGIEDVADAFLLAAEHGRVGERYIISESYMSMRDLLTTAADEVGARPPRFGIPLRVMYAAGFVTGVVSRLLRRDPVIDVTGVRLLHTTSPADHGKATRELGWKPSPAAESIRKAARFHVDHAKDVARRG; this is encoded by the coding sequence ATGCCCTCGCCGCGTAGGGCTCTCGTCATGGGGGCGAGCGGGTTCGTCGGCTCCCACGTCACTCGAAGGCTCGTCGAGCGCGGCGACGATGTGCGGGTGTACCTCCGCAGGTCCAGCAAGACCCTCGGTATCGACGACCTCGACATCGAACGGTGCTACGGCGATCTGTACGACGAGGAGGCGTTGCGGGCTGCGATGGCCGACCGCGACGTCGTGTACTACTGCGTGGTGGACACGCGATTCCACTTGCGTGACCCGGCACCGCTTTTCGAAACCAACGTCAACTGCCTGCAGCGAGTGCTCGGCATCGCCAATGAAGCCGATCTGTATCGATTCGTGTTCTGCAGCACCATCGGCACAATCGCCCTCGGCCATGGCCGGCCGGCGACGGAAGACGATGCGTTCAACTGGCCGGGGGTAGGCGGACCCTATATCGAGTCGCGCCGCAAGGCGGAGGAACTGGTCCTGGCTTATGCCCGCGACCGGGGACTGCCCGCTGTCGTGTTGAACGTGTCCAACCCGTACGGCCCACTGGACTGGCAGCCGAGTCAAGGGCTGATGGTGAAAATGGCTGCTCACGGCCAACTTCCGGCTTACGTCAAGGGGGTGTCCACCGAGGTGGTGGGTATCGAGGACGTGGCGGACGCGTTCCTGCTCGCGGCCGAGCACGGAAGGGTCGGCGAGCGCTACATCATCTCCGAGTCATACATGTCGATGCGGGACTTGCTGACCACCGCTGCGGACGAGGTCGGTGCGCGACCACCGCGTTTCGGCATCCCGCTGCGAGTGATGTACGCCGCGGGCTTCGTCACTGGAGTGGTATCTCGATTGCTGCGACGCGATCCCGTCATCGATGTGACGGGCGTGCGACTCCTACACACCACATCGCCAGCGGACCACGGTAAGGCGACGCGGGAACTCGGCTGGAAGCCGAGCCCTGCGGCCGAATCGATTCGCAAGGCGGCACGGTTCCACGTCGACCATGCCAAGGATGTAGCCCGCCGGGGCTGA